TTTTGAAATAAATTAACTTTATcaacaaaattaaaatttcaattttgttCAGGTAGACATTATCATACCACATAAATCGAAGGAAtatttattttcctatttttgCTATACCAGTCAAACATTTTGGGAAGTACTTAGAAAATAGAGGGAAATGAAGTTGGCTGATAATGGAACCCAAATACAGGgcaaaattaaattaaagaaaggtaagtttttcttttctttttacagGAATCTAATTCGAGGTATATGTTATAATATTGGATATTATAGGTTTGGCATAGTAAATGGTCCTGATTCGTCCaaaaaatatatactttattttccttaaaaattattatttattataaaggTTAAAATTGTCTTTGCCAAACCCTCAGCTTAatgggaaaaaagaagaagaaaagttctCGATTGACAGTTAAACATTATCCATATGTACACGGTTTTAATTAGTAGGATAAActttttttaattattcttgAAAAGAGCCTTAAAGTGTAATCTAGAGACAAATGATTCATTTGAAATATGTACAAAGATAATTTACACTCACTAATTGACTAATCTATCCAAAATAGGTAAAATACACCTTGAGGTAATGGAAATGCAAATTTATCCGTATTTTGAAGAATTTAGTTAACGTGTAATAACAATTGACTCCAAAAATAATGCCCTTATATACATGAGTAATTGCGACTCCCTTTATTAGCTAAGTAATAAAATTCAATAAAGATGTTTAACTATAAAATTATTGATAAGAGTCTCTTGAAAAAAAGAACTGCTCAAGGAACCAAAAATATCTTCAATTTCTCCTTCTAATTATATTTAATCGCATATGATATTTATAACAAACCAAGTAATTTAACTTGAACAGTCCAAAATTAAAGTGAGAAAAAAATAGGTCATTTAATCATTGGTTAAGTGAAAAAGTTGTATGAAAATACATGTCTTACATCCATTGGCTTGTATAAACAGCAGGAAGAATTCCATATTTACACCAAACCAAGCAATTTAACTTGAAAAGTtaaaattgaaattgagaaaacaTATCATTTAATCATGGCTAAGTGATAAGAAATATATATGTCTTGCATTCACTAATTTGGTGTAAATAACGGGTGCGAATAAGCTTTTACTGGACTATAACCACAAATTGCCACCAATAGTCttatctttattattattattatttttttttctttcaaatttcggTGTATCCATCCGGTATTCCTAGCTAGACTACTAGTACAATTAATTCGAATTTGCACTAGGTAAGCCTACTAACAGAGGTAAAGCGCTCTGTACCGAAAAAGTACTCAGACTTGCCAGCAACCTATCATTTATGCATCTCAGGCTACCAAATGCTAAACCAAGAACATCTGCAATGAGATAACCTTTATAAACTAGTACCTATCATTTATGCATCTCAGGCTACCAAAATGCTAAACCAAGAACATCTGCAATGAGATAACCTTTATAAACTAGTAAGTACTATATATGAGCTGAAGAGCAAACATATAGCTCAGTGCCAAGAACTGTAATTAATCCcgaaattaaatttgagatgagtttatttcgaaattaaatttgagatgagtttatcctaCGTTTGGTTGAGGATAAAATTGCGGATCCCGGGATAGATTGTAATGTTATTTTTATCCCTATGAGAGGGTGGGATAACATAATTAACTTGTTTCCCAACTAAACGACCCCTGAGTTGGCAGGCAAGAATTGCACATCTTGAATCTTATCTACACACAATGGCTGCATTCTCTTTCGAACTATGAATAATTTTCAGACAAGCCTTAAAGAATACAAGACAGCTCCAACACCAACTGTTCAAAGATTTACTATGAAATGATTATGACTCACAGTCTTCACTTGGATTGGATATAAAGAAAACAGAAGTCTTTCCCAAAAAGGCAACAACAGTTTAATAAGAAGATAATTTGGAACAACATCAGAATATTGTACAACATTTAAATACCTAATTGCTAGGCTTGTTTCAGACATCATGAAGCTTACCATAACGGAAAATGCACATGAAAACTAGAAAACATATACATGAAAGTTGATTGCAAAAGGTAATCAAGCCTCTAACAGGCAGAGGAAATGATTAACTTCCACCAAAAGAGAAGCTAGACAGCCTAAACCTGAATTCATGTTTGGAAAGTTGGAGTTTGCAGACTCCAGTCTCCTCTAATTAAGAAACCTTATACTACCCATGAATTAAAAGGTGGTgagtaatatttttgaaattgtaaAATTTAGATTCATCagcatttataaaaaaaaaatgcgACCTTTATGAGTAAAATTTACTGCTTAAACTTTAGGGTGAGTAATAAGCTTTATAGAATTAAGACAGAATGATAAGGAAAGAACAGTATAGTCCACACAAAGCCTAATAAGAGAAGGCACAGGAGTAACACTACAAATTGTCACCAACAGCCTGTCATTTATGCATCTCAGACTATCAAAATGCTAGACCAAGAACATCTGCGATAAGAATTCCGAAGAGATAAAGAACTTAACTGATATATATTTCACAGAAAGAGCAACATTAGAGCCAAACAATCTAGCCACAAATCAGCAAATCACCACCATCCAATCCCCCAACCATGAACCGCAAACCACGGGAGGAAAAAATAATCCATGACATTTCAAGAGGATTGGGCAAGTCATCTATAGAAGATCTTCAGCAGAATGTTGCAAAAGCAATTAAAGAAATTCATCTGAATAAATCACTCATGACAGAAAACTATTATAATTATAAgattaaaggaaaaaagaaaagaaaatcaaacagAGTGAAATGTCTTCAAAAGAGAATCTTTTTCCTTTATGGATAAGCAGGTATTCGAAAAAGATAACTGATAAGAGTAAAAATAAATGGATTGAACGTGCTCATCTTAAAAAACATccgaacaagaaaagaaattttcAACATCCTACTGTTGGTGGCCAGAACAGAGTGCCAGCCACCAAACCAACAAAATGAAAGATTAAACAACTGTTGCTGGGAATTTAAATATCAGAGTCTAAACATGTGTTGTCACGGAATACAAAAAGGTACCAAGTAAACCTCTGCAAACGGCCCCAGGGATATACAAGTAAACAAACAAGATGCATTGGCGGTTTGTGGTGGTACCCTTTATGCAATTCTACCTGATTGTCACAAACTTGTTGGTACCATGTTTAGCCCAGTGAGTCCTCAGATCAATTGGATTAGCAAAACTGTATCCTTCTGCAGCAAGTTTCTCTAAAACCTTCTTGAATGCACCCTGGCTCATCTTTCTTCCAGCAATCCTTGCTCCGCGTCTTTTAGTACTCATTGGCAGCGGATACATTGATATACTAGTGGTGCAACAAGCTGACTGCCAGCCCCCACATCCCCATCGATAACATTGCTGAGGAGCACCAGTGcaggaacaaactggtataggaatGCCAGAAATGTCCATGTCAATTCCATTTATTACAATGTCCATGCTCTTCTTTGCTGGTTTTGCTCGTTGAACACGGGGGTTCCCATTTTCCTTAGGTACGGATGAGCCTTTCTTTAACTTCTTCGCTTTAGGAGCTTTAGGAGTGGCACCACCTGTCTTCCTCTTTGAAGGACCACTTTCGTTCTTGACACTTGGTTCCTCTGCATTCACCCTCACATCCTCAGTTACGTCAGGTTGCTGTACCATTTGCATGGAATGACTCGCAGAAGTTTCGGGGAGAACTGTAGTGTAAGGGTTCCCCGGAAACATATGAAGAAATTTGTCTCTGTGATTTATCCAACTGTCCCTTACATAATCTATGTGAGATAAAGGTGCTTCTGGAACGATGGAATCCCGAGAATGGTACATCCCATTAGCGCCAAGCATAATTGGATTCTCACGCCTAGTTAGGAAAGGTTTCGTATCTCGATCAACCACCGAGGACATCAGCTGAAGACCTAGATGCCCTTTAAGGGAAGGTTCATAATAACCCCAGTTCCTCATGTTCAAACCGTCGTCATCCATCAATAAGCTACAGATGAATGCAAACAACACCACTTAACATTAAT
The nucleotide sequence above comes from Nicotiana tabacum cultivar K326 chromosome 12, ASM71507v2, whole genome shotgun sequence. Encoded proteins:
- the LOC107808957 gene encoding protein BASIC PENTACYSTEINE2-like, with product MDDDGLNMRNWGYYEPSLKGHLGLQLMSSVVDRDTKPFLTRRENPIMLGANGMYHSRDSIVPEAPLSHIDYVRDSWINHRDKFLHMFPGNPYTTVLPETSASHSMQMVQQPDVTEDVRVNAEEPSVKNESGPSKRKTGGATPKAPKAKKLKKGSSVPKENGNPRVQRAKPAKKSMDIVINGIDMDISGIPIPVCSCTGAPQQCYRWGCGGWQSACCTTSISMYPLPMSTKRRGARIAGRKMSQGAFKKVLEKLAAEGYSFANPIDLRTHWAKHGTNKFVTIR